Proteins from a single region of Oreochromis niloticus isolate F11D_XX linkage group LG7, O_niloticus_UMD_NMBU, whole genome shotgun sequence:
- the mgat4c gene encoding alpha-1,3-mannosyl-glycoprotein 4-beta-N-acetylglucosaminyltransferase C: protein MRLMWKSLDKMRCLRKRSTIPFLGFLITFLLFLNLYIEDGYVLEGDKRQLRETSVHPSSSERYVHTFRDLSNFSGTINVTYRYLAGTPLNRKKYLTIGLSSVKRKRGNYLLETIKSIFDQSSYEELKEIVVVVHLADFDLVWCENLVQEITRKFAHHIIAGRLLVIQAPEEYYPSLDGLKRNYNDPEDRVRFRSKQNVDYAFLLNFCTNLSDFYMMLEDDVRCSRNFLTALKKVITSREGSYWVMLEFSKLGYIGKLYHSRDLPRLAHFLLMFYQEMPCDWLLIHFRGLLAQKDVIRFKPSLFQHMGYYSSYKGAENKLKDDDFEEDSIDIPDNPPASLYTNINVFENYDATKAYSTVDEYFWGKPPSTGDFFIVVFNKSTKISKIKIVTGSDDRQNDILHHGALEVGEKLVGTKKGKQCSSYITLGEFKNGNIEVHDVDHKIAFDIECVRIVVTGSQKEWLIIRSISLWTTQPPSQ, encoded by the exons ATGAGGCTGATGTGGAAATCCCTGGACAAGATGAGATGTCTGAGGAAGCGCTCCACTATTCCCTTCCTCGGCTTCCTCATcaccttcctcctcttcctgaaCCTCTACATTGAAGATGGCTACGTGCTG GAAGGGGATAAAAGGCAGCTTAGGGAAACATCAGTCCACCCTTCAAGCTCAGAACGATACGTCCACACCTTCAGAGACCTGAGTAATTTCTCTGGAACCATTAACGTCACATATCGCTATCTCGCTGGTACCCCACTGAACCGCAAGA agtATCTCACCATCGGGCTCTCATctgtcaaaagaaaaagaggaaactaCCTCCTGGAGACGATCAAATCCATATTTGATCAGTCCAGTTACGAGGAACTGAAAGAGATTGTGGTTGTCGTCCATCTGGCGGACTTCGACCTGGTCTGGTGTGAGAACCTGGTGCAGGAAATCACCAGGAAGTTTGCACACCACATCATAGCTGGACGTCTCTTAGTAATCCAAGCTCCAGAGGAGTACTATCCGTCTCTGGACGGATTGAAAAGGAACTACAACGACCCAGAGGACAGGGTCCGTTTCCGCTCCAAGCAGAACGTGGACTACGCTTTCCTGCTCAACTTCTGCACAAACCTCTCCGACTTCTACATGATGCTAGAGGACGATGTGCGCTGCTCCAGGAACTTCCTGACGGCACTGAAGAAGGTGATCACCTCCAGAGAAGGTTCCTACTGGGTGATGTTGGAATTCTCAAAGCTGGGCTACATCGGGAAGCTGTATCACTCCAGAGACCTGCCGCGCTTGGCTCATTTCCTGCTCATGTTCTACCAGGAAATGCCCTGTGACTGGCTCCTCATCCACTTCAGAGGCCTGCTGGCACAGAAGGACGTGATCCGCTTCAAGCCTTCACTGTTCCAGCACATGGGCTACTACTCCTCTTATAAAGGTGCCGAGAACAAGCTGAAGGACGATGACTTTGAGGAAGACTCCATAGACATTCCCGACAACCCCCCTGCCAGCCTTTACACAAACATCAATGTCTTTGAAAACTATGACGCCACCAAGGCTTACAGCACAGTGGACGAATACTTTTGGGGAAAACCTCCCTCCACTGGAGATTTCTTTATTGTAGTCTTTAACAAATCTAccaaaattagtaaaattaAGATTGTTACTGGGTCTGACGACCGGCAGAATGACATTCTTCATCACGGAGCTCTGGAAGTAGGAGAGAAATTAGTTGGGACTAAAAAAGGGAAACAGTGTTCCTCTTATATCACATTAGGAGAGTTTAAAAATGGCAACATTGAGGTCCATGACGTAGACCACAAAATAGCCTTTGACATTGAGTGTGTACGCATTGTGGTCACAGGCAGCCAGAAAGAATGGCTCATTATCAGAAGTATAAGTTTATGGACTACGCAACCCCCCAGCCAATGA